Proteins encoded together in one Calditrichota bacterium window:
- the truB gene encoding tRNA pseudouridine(55) synthase TruB — protein sequence MPTGVENVVEGLILAVIKPAGISSFGVVKQIRRAAGGLKTGHAGTLDPFAEGLLIVGIGRAATRRLGDYMKLEKEYFAAVAWGAATDTGDPTGKIVAEAYEATPGEGQIIEALRRFQGVVEQTPPAYSAVKVGGVRLYKAARRGERVEAKPRPVEIRELELVNRDDQGFEFRVVCSHGTYVRTLAEDLAQALGGYAHLKRLIRTRIGEFHLEDAESLEGVVERLTAGGKRS from the coding sequence ATTCCAACCGGGGTTGAGAACGTCGTAGAAGGTCTCATACTTGCAGTCATTAAGCCAGCCGGCATTAGTTCGTTTGGAGTGGTCAAGCAGATTCGACGTGCGGCTGGCGGACTCAAGACCGGCCATGCCGGGACACTCGATCCCTTCGCCGAGGGGCTGCTGATTGTTGGAATAGGACGTGCGGCAACGCGGCGGCTGGGCGATTATATGAAACTTGAGAAAGAGTATTTCGCCGCTGTGGCGTGGGGTGCCGCAACCGATACCGGTGACCCGACGGGAAAGATCGTAGCCGAGGCGTACGAGGCAACGCCGGGTGAAGGTCAGATTATCGAAGCCTTGCGCCGATTCCAAGGCGTTGTCGAACAGACGCCCCCGGCTTATTCAGCGGTCAAGGTTGGGGGGGTGAGACTCTATAAGGCGGCGCGTCGGGGCGAGCGAGTTGAAGCCAAGCCGCGACCCGTAGAGATTAGAGAACTCGAACTGGTGAACCGCGATGACCAGGGCTTCGAGTTCCGGGTTGTCTGCTCGCACGGGACCTATGTAAGGACTCTGGCAGAAGACCTGGCTCAAGCGTTAGGGGGATATGCTCACTTGAAGCGTCTAATCCGGACGCGCATCGGAGAGTTTCATCTTGAGGATGCGGAGTCGTTGGAAGGTGTTGTGGAACGGCTCACCGCCGGAGGCAAACGATCCTGA
- a CDS encoding polyribonucleotide nucleotidyltransferase codes for MQREIEIGGRILKVILGKTARQADGAAWVQYGDTVLHVAVVSSKDKREGLDFLPLTVDYREKFFAAGKIPGGFFKREGRPHEKEILSARLIDRPIRPLFPEGYNHDTQVMAIVISADGMNDADVLGPTAASLALNISDIPMNEM; via the coding sequence ATTCAACGCGAAATCGAAATCGGCGGTCGGATTCTCAAGGTGATCCTGGGAAAGACCGCACGTCAAGCCGACGGCGCCGCATGGGTGCAATATGGCGATACGGTGCTGCATGTTGCAGTGGTGTCGTCGAAGGATAAGCGGGAAGGTCTCGACTTCCTGCCGCTCACGGTGGACTATCGGGAGAAGTTCTTTGCCGCCGGGAAGATTCCGGGCGGCTTTTTCAAGCGCGAAGGGCGGCCTCACGAGAAGGAGATCCTTAGCGCCCGTCTGATCGACCGGCCGATCCGGCCGCTCTTTCCGGAAGGCTACAATCACGATACACAGGTGATGGCGATCGTCATCTCGGCCGACGGGATGAACGACGCCGACGTCCTCGGACCTACCGCTGCCAGCCTGGCGCTCAACATCTCGGACATCCCAATGAACGAGATG
- the rbfA gene encoding 30S ribosome-binding factor RbfA — MKPNRLLRVGELMKRELGMLVGPLSDEYRSRMVTVTEVRLSRDLRYADVWVSLPGDEAGRTATVRQLSTDAWRIRKQLAGRVYLRHLPELRFALDETLDRTARIDDILRESGVLTADEAKADESE, encoded by the coding sequence GTGAAACCGAACCGCCTCCTGCGGGTGGGTGAACTGATGAAACGGGAACTTGGGATGCTGGTCGGTCCGCTCAGCGACGAGTACCGCTCCCGAATGGTAACGGTTACCGAGGTCCGTCTTTCGCGCGACTTAAGGTACGCCGATGTTTGGGTCAGCCTTCCCGGCGATGAAGCCGGTCGGACAGCGACCGTTCGACAACTTTCGACCGACGCCTGGCGTATTCGTAAACAACTTGCCGGACGGGTCTATTTGCGGCATTTGCCGGAACTGAGGTTCGCGCTTGACGAGACGCTTGACCGAACCGCGCGTATCGACGACATCTTGCGCGAGAGTGGGGTTTTGACTGCAGACGAAGCCAAGGCTGACGAGAGTGAATAG
- the ribF gene encoding riboflavin biosynthesis protein RibF, with protein sequence MEVVRGLENVKAAPGALVTVGSYDGLHIGHQRIIRSMRRHRGGPITLITFEPHPQRVVRPDFPPPPQLTTLDERIALFEKSGVKRLVLIKFDAAFSELTAERFVKDVLLGRIGMGAIFVGPGHRFGRGREGDVELLGHMGRKFSFSVEVVPPVVRQGAPVSSSRIRKTLLSGDARRAFEWLSRPYFLSGKVIKGDGRGRGLGFPTANLTLAGDGKLIPPPGIYASVAEWDNLRWPSATHIGPRPTYPDAAPSVESYLIGFAGDLYGRSMRIGLVSRLRDIVAFDSPTQLSQQMKRDVEDAQKTLAAEHFGSSARLRARRFLT encoded by the coding sequence ATGGAAGTGGTGCGGGGACTTGAGAATGTGAAGGCGGCGCCGGGAGCCTTGGTCACGGTTGGCTCTTACGACGGCCTGCATATTGGACATCAGCGCATCATTCGTTCTATGAGACGGCACCGCGGCGGACCGATTACGTTGATAACATTCGAACCGCATCCGCAGCGAGTCGTTAGGCCCGACTTTCCACCCCCGCCTCAATTGACGACTCTCGACGAACGTATTGCGCTCTTCGAGAAGTCCGGAGTGAAACGTCTGGTGCTTATCAAGTTCGATGCGGCATTCTCGGAATTGACCGCGGAACGGTTTGTGAAGGATGTGTTGCTGGGGCGAATCGGAATGGGGGCAATCTTCGTCGGACCGGGACACCGGTTTGGACGAGGCCGCGAGGGCGATGTTGAATTGCTTGGGCATATGGGGCGGAAATTCTCCTTTTCCGTCGAGGTCGTTCCGCCTGTGGTGAGGCAGGGGGCTCCGGTTTCATCCAGCCGGATTCGTAAAACACTCCTGTCGGGAGACGCGCGTCGTGCATTTGAGTGGCTCTCCCGACCTTATTTCCTGTCTGGAAAGGTCATAAAAGGCGATGGGCGGGGGCGGGGACTGGGCTTTCCGACCGCAAATTTGACTTTAGCCGGGGACGGCAAGTTGATACCGCCGCCCGGCATCTATGCGAGCGTTGCGGAGTGGGACAATTTACGCTGGCCTTCGGCGACCCATATTGGTCCTCGTCCGACTTATCCCGATGCCGCACCGTCGGTCGAATCCTATCTCATCGGCTTTGCCGGCGACCTATATGGAAGGTCTATGCGCATCGGGCTGGTGAGCCGTCTGCGCGACATAGTCGCATTCGACAGCCCGACGCAACTGTCACAGCAAATGAAGCGCGATGTAGAGGATGCCCAGAAGACGCTCGCAGCCGAGCACTTTGGGTCAAGCGCACGCTTGAGAGCCCGGCGCTTCCTTACGTAA
- the lpxK gene encoding tetraacyldisaccharide 4'-kinase, with the protein MEVLELGPLHASQTIQSGHYDRRRASGDTPPFRERRSHCPRPRGNSYGSQRCRRRSRPAYSVANRSEFLKPHPVLWPLAIPYGVAVALRNRLFDRGLLPIVRVPAPVVSVGNISVGGTGKTPFVQMITGMIEQLAAPGKVGIGIVSRGYRRRSRGQVVVSDGRRILSDPVQCGDEPVMLAEACHRAVVIVDSDRVGGVETAIRMKSDLILLDDGFQHRRLARDIDIVLLDARNPLGRGLLLPAGFLREPASSLRRADVIILSGVGEAGNEVAERCAKMESLTGKPVIATRLEFDYWRRVGRGELLAADQIAGKKVVAFAGIAKPDRFFEAVEHLGGTIAARIALPDHCTYSKATIDHIARAFTRNRAEWLVTTPKDAVKLPSILSLLPLYRLDARMKVVAGEESLTAQLRAIIEVARRMKAERKAAN; encoded by the coding sequence CTGGAGGTTCTCGAGTTGGGACCGCTTCACGCTTCCCAAACCATTCAGTCAGGGCATTATGATCGTCGGCGAGCCTCTGGTGATACCCCGCCATTTAGGGAGCGAAGAAGCCATTGCCCACGCCCGCGAGGCAATTCGTATGGCTCTCAGAGATGCCGAAGACGAAGCCGACCGGCGTATTCGGTCGCTAACCGGAGTGAATTTCTGAAACCGCATCCCGTTCTATGGCCGCTCGCGATTCCCTACGGTGTTGCCGTAGCGTTGCGAAACCGCCTCTTTGACCGGGGTCTCTTACCGATCGTGCGGGTTCCGGCACCGGTCGTCTCGGTGGGGAACATTTCCGTCGGCGGCACCGGCAAGACGCCGTTTGTGCAGATGATAACCGGAATGATCGAGCAACTTGCAGCTCCGGGAAAGGTCGGAATCGGTATCGTCAGCCGGGGCTACCGGCGACGATCAAGGGGGCAGGTCGTCGTGAGCGACGGCCGGCGGATATTGAGCGATCCTGTCCAGTGCGGCGATGAGCCGGTGATGCTGGCCGAGGCTTGCCATCGCGCAGTGGTCATCGTCGATTCCGACCGGGTTGGGGGCGTCGAGACGGCCATCAGAATGAAGTCGGATCTGATTCTGCTCGACGACGGATTCCAACATCGCCGGCTGGCGCGGGATATTGACATCGTGTTACTCGACGCCCGTAATCCGCTCGGCAGAGGGCTGTTGCTGCCGGCAGGCTTTCTGCGCGAGCCGGCTTCGTCACTGCGTCGTGCCGATGTGATCATTTTATCGGGAGTAGGGGAAGCCGGTAACGAAGTCGCCGAACGCTGCGCAAAAATGGAGTCCCTCACCGGCAAGCCGGTGATAGCAACGCGGCTTGAGTTCGACTATTGGCGGCGGGTTGGACGCGGGGAACTGTTGGCTGCCGATCAGATTGCGGGAAAGAAGGTAGTTGCCTTCGCGGGTATTGCCAAGCCGGATAGGTTCTTTGAGGCGGTCGAACACCTTGGCGGGACAATCGCCGCCCGGATTGCGCTTCCCGATCATTGCACCTATTCCAAGGCGACGATAGACCATATCGCGCGCGCCTTTACCCGCAATCGTGCCGAATGGCTCGTAACGACCCCCAAGGATGCGGTGAAACTGCCATCGATCTTGAGTCTGTTGCCGCTCTACCGGCTTGACGCAAGGATGAAGGTCGTAGCCGGGGAGGAATCCCTCACCGCGCAACTCCGGGCGATCATTGAGGTCGCCCGGAGAATGAAGGCGGAGAGAAAGGCAGCGAATTGA
- the nusA gene encoding transcription termination factor NusA encodes MKHEVADAVSYLLKEKSVDKETFQEIMESVFLAMVKRKYGEVDNFSVIFNPDKGDIEIQCMKMVVADDEVTNPVAEIALTEAQLDDPEAQVGEETMVMVDYDREFGRRIVLAAKQMLIQRLREIEKETLFREFSQRIGEIVIGDIHQVNRNDIRLNIDKTEVVMPRNEMVHSERYRRGDHVKAIILDVRRTSRDPEIVVSRRSVDFVRRLFELEVPEIYDGIVEIKAIAREAGERTKIAVDTNDKRIDPVGACVGMKGVRIQAIVKELNHEKIDIILYERDRDKFIRRALAPVIPLELVYLEGGNKVLAVFSDEQIGQAFGRRGINIKLASHLTNYSIEPVRASDYYQEELSLDDVEGFPEGALELLRGGGYRTAEEVITAGRDALLKLESIDEGMADTILEVLGNYFEETEEA; translated from the coding sequence GTGAAGCACGAAGTCGCAGATGCGGTTTCCTATCTCCTGAAAGAAAAGTCTGTCGATAAGGAGACTTTCCAGGAGATTATGGAGTCGGTCTTTCTCGCCATGGTAAAGCGGAAGTATGGCGAGGTGGACAATTTCAGCGTCATCTTCAACCCTGACAAAGGGGACATTGAGATCCAGTGTATGAAGATGGTCGTGGCGGACGATGAGGTTACAAATCCGGTAGCCGAAATCGCTCTTACTGAAGCGCAGTTGGATGACCCCGAAGCGCAGGTCGGCGAAGAGACTATGGTGATGGTCGATTACGACCGGGAGTTTGGTCGTCGCATCGTCCTGGCCGCCAAACAGATGCTCATCCAGCGCTTGCGCGAGATCGAGAAAGAAACGCTTTTCCGCGAATTCAGCCAGCGCATCGGCGAGATCGTCATCGGCGACATCCATCAGGTGAACCGGAACGACATCCGTCTCAATATCGACAAGACGGAAGTAGTCATGCCGCGTAACGAAATGGTGCATTCCGAGCGCTACCGTCGCGGCGATCACGTCAAAGCGATTATCCTCGATGTCCGTCGGACATCGCGCGATCCGGAGATAGTGGTCTCCCGGCGCAGTGTCGATTTCGTTCGGCGTCTGTTCGAACTCGAAGTCCCGGAGATTTATGACGGCATCGTGGAGATCAAAGCGATCGCCCGCGAGGCCGGCGAGCGGACCAAGATTGCCGTCGACACCAACGACAAGCGAATCGATCCGGTCGGTGCCTGCGTCGGGATGAAAGGCGTGCGCATCCAGGCTATCGTCAAGGAGTTGAATCACGAGAAGATCGACATCATCCTTTACGAACGGGATCGCGACAAGTTCATCCGCCGGGCATTGGCGCCGGTCATCCCGCTCGAACTGGTATATCTCGAAGGCGGGAACAAGGTGCTCGCAGTCTTCTCCGACGAGCAGATTGGACAAGCCTTCGGACGGCGGGGCATCAATATCAAACTGGCATCACATCTGACCAACTATTCCATAGAGCCGGTGCGCGCAAGCGACTACTATCAGGAAGAACTCTCCCTCGATGACGTCGAAGGATTTCCAGAGGGAGCGCTTGAACTTCTCCGTGGAGGTGGCTATCGGACGGCTGAGGAGGTGATCACCGCCGGCCGCGATGCGCTCCTCAAGTTGGAGAGTATCGATGAGGGCATGGCCGACACCATTCTTGAGGTGCTCGGCAACTACTTCGAGGAGACCGAAGAAGCGTAG
- a CDS encoding DUF503 domain-containing protein, producing the protein MRLTLLIYDLHLPGCESLKEKRRIFNGLKERLMNRYHVSAAEVAYQEKWQRSRLAVAWVASDAGQSEEIAAAIERTVNMAEDLIIAGRERRDY; encoded by the coding sequence ATGCGGTTGACACTCCTTATTTACGACCTGCACCTTCCGGGCTGTGAGTCGTTAAAGGAGAAGCGCCGCATCTTTAACGGTTTGAAAGAACGACTAATGAACCGTTATCACGTATCAGCGGCCGAAGTTGCATATCAGGAGAAGTGGCAGCGCTCCCGGCTGGCAGTGGCTTGGGTGGCTTCAGATGCCGGTCAGTCGGAAGAGATCGCCGCAGCCATCGAACGGACGGTCAACATGGCCGAGGACCTGATCATTGCCGGTCGGGAACGGCGGGACTACTGA
- the rpsO gene encoding 30S ribosomal protein S15, with product MSETSRPSSADLIATYGAHGADTGRTEVQIAVLTNRINELTTHFKEHPKDHHGRRGLLKMVGRRRRLLNYLMQSDIERYRQIIEQLGLRR from the coding sequence ATGAGTGAGACATCCCGTCCGTCGTCAGCGGACTTGATAGCGACCTATGGAGCGCATGGTGCCGACACCGGGCGCACCGAGGTGCAGATCGCGGTTCTGACGAACCGGATCAACGAACTGACGACCCATTTCAAGGAGCATCCCAAAGACCATCACGGCCGGCGAGGACTGCTAAAAATGGTCGGTCGCCGACGCCGCCTGCTGAACTACCTGATGCAGAGCGACATCGAACGTTACCGGCAGATCATCGAACAACTCGGACTGCGACGCTAA
- a CDS encoding tetratricopeptide repeat protein, which translates to MLKPSKRITKAQLKEDQFLLATARIEKWFETNRRTVLYALVGLLVLGGGLAAYTWSRASAQKDAAFAEMQARDAFSRADFDSAMILAEGVIENFEGTKAAASAWMLKGKIHEQRSEFVEAAKAFERITHKYAGEEYLAFGAHYALGSMDFGNREFEKAARHFDLAARNFPKHFNAPVALVKGGEALERLQKYDQARGFYQRVVSKYPKSRAADGARESLAKIEFMK; encoded by the coding sequence ATGTTGAAGCCCAGCAAACGGATTACCAAAGCGCAACTTAAGGAGGATCAATTCCTTCTGGCAACAGCGCGGATTGAAAAGTGGTTTGAAACCAACCGCCGGACGGTGCTCTATGCGCTGGTTGGACTCTTAGTTTTGGGAGGCGGTCTGGCGGCTTACACCTGGTCGCGGGCCTCAGCGCAAAAGGACGCCGCGTTTGCCGAGATGCAGGCGCGGGATGCCTTTTCGCGGGCTGACTTCGACTCGGCGATGATCCTTGCCGAGGGTGTCATCGAGAACTTCGAAGGGACCAAAGCGGCTGCGTCGGCCTGGATGTTGAAGGGCAAGATTCACGAACAGCGCAGCGAGTTTGTCGAAGCGGCTAAAGCCTTCGAGCGGATCACGCACAAGTATGCGGGCGAGGAATACCTCGCCTTCGGCGCTCACTACGCTCTCGGCTCAATGGATTTCGGCAACCGGGAATTTGAGAAGGCGGCCCGGCACTTCGATCTGGCAGCCCGTAACTTTCCCAAGCACTTTAATGCTCCGGTTGCTCTGGTAAAGGGTGGGGAAGCGCTGGAGAGGCTGCAAAAGTATGATCAAGCCCGGGGGTTCTACCAGCGGGTCGTCTCGAAGTATCCTAAATCTCGGGCAGCCGACGGAGCGAGGGAATCTCTGGCAAAGATAGAGTTCATGAAGTGA
- the infB gene encoding translation initiation factor IF-2: MQVMPEETTRKRKVFEVARELKLETTRVLEVLASLGCDLSRKQMSAIDEESYVELLRRFDKTRLQKYQSEQTTVREEDTKKDSARLREAELEKLLAVKETTPLTAVPKKIELPKFKGLVIEAAAPKEAPVEILPEEKPAGPTKAEAPAVGKVETAAKAKAQAPVAPTKTATPQAPAAAATPEEKPATVKAAQPTKRKIELPKPMPLKIIEAAPAQPKLKLKRKRPATPIEVVDEDLKAAVDSKLVVEIARTAPPKGKPAARPAETAPAARRRKRKKSKTAAPTPTGGPQPAVAHGRKGRKVDQHEVAANIRKTLAAMDDHSRRRHRRDRQDAAVDIAGSEVLKVTEFLTSGELAALMEVPVQDIIKRCLEMGTIVSINQRLDRDTIELLAADFGVDVEFVQEAAIEEAVEESLPANLSPRQPVVTVMGHVDHGKTTLLDFLRRTRVAEGEAGGITQHIGAYEVNYDGNPITFLDTPGHEAFTAMRARGAQITDIVVLVVAADDRVMPQTLEAIDHARAAGVPIVVAVNKVDKPTANPENIYRQLADNNLLVEKWGGKHQSAEISAKFGQGIDDLLAEILVSAEVLDLKADPTIRARGTIVESRLDKGLGVVATVLVEGGTLRAGDPFVAGQHYGRVRSLMTEIGTSLESAGPARPVQVIGFNGVPQAGDKLVVQASEKDAREIALKRQQQYREMSMRQIRALSLDQMSKKMAERELQELALVIKGDVHGSVEVLADSLQRLSTSEVSVNIIHRGVGGITESDILLAAASGAIVIGFHVHPNPQARELARSEGVEIRSYRIIHEVVDDVRKAMEGLLAPLKEEKVIGQVEIRRVFRISRIGSVAGCYVQEGKVTRNSKARLLRDGVEVWHGDLSSLKRFKDDAREVVAGFECGLSLEGFNDIHEGDRLEVFEIIEVSRKLEEV, encoded by the coding sequence ATGCAGGTTATGCCTGAAGAAACCACCAGGAAGCGCAAAGTCTTTGAGGTTGCCCGGGAACTGAAACTCGAAACCACGAGGGTACTCGAGGTTCTGGCCAGCCTGGGCTGCGACCTTTCGCGCAAACAAATGTCGGCCATCGACGAGGAGTCGTATGTAGAACTCCTGCGACGGTTCGATAAAACGCGTCTGCAAAAGTATCAGAGCGAGCAGACGACGGTGCGCGAGGAGGATACGAAGAAGGATTCGGCGCGACTGCGCGAAGCCGAATTGGAGAAACTTCTCGCCGTCAAGGAAACGACGCCTCTAACTGCGGTTCCCAAGAAGATCGAACTCCCGAAGTTCAAGGGCCTGGTGATCGAGGCTGCGGCACCAAAAGAAGCGCCGGTCGAAATTCTCCCCGAAGAAAAGCCGGCCGGCCCGACAAAGGCTGAAGCGCCGGCTGTGGGCAAGGTTGAGACCGCAGCCAAAGCCAAAGCCCAGGCGCCGGTTGCACCGACCAAGACAGCAACTCCCCAGGCGCCGGCTGCTGCCGCTACTCCGGAAGAGAAACCGGCTACGGTCAAGGCTGCGCAGCCGACGAAGCGCAAGATCGAGTTGCCGAAGCCGATGCCGCTCAAGATTATCGAAGCGGCTCCGGCACAGCCGAAACTGAAACTGAAGCGGAAGCGTCCGGCGACGCCGATCGAAGTGGTCGATGAAGACCTGAAAGCCGCAGTCGATAGCAAATTGGTGGTTGAGATCGCCCGCACTGCGCCTCCCAAAGGTAAGCCGGCAGCCCGCCCGGCGGAGACTGCTCCGGCGGCCCGACGTCGTAAGCGCAAAAAGAGCAAGACCGCAGCGCCGACACCTACCGGAGGACCGCAGCCGGCGGTCGCTCATGGCCGCAAAGGCCGCAAGGTCGATCAGCACGAGGTCGCCGCTAACATCCGCAAGACCCTCGCGGCAATGGATGACCACAGCCGTCGCCGTCATCGGCGCGACCGGCAGGATGCTGCGGTTGATATCGCCGGTTCGGAAGTGCTTAAGGTGACGGAATTTCTCACCTCGGGTGAACTTGCCGCTTTGATGGAAGTCCCGGTGCAGGACATCATCAAGCGCTGTCTTGAAATGGGAACCATCGTCTCAATCAACCAGCGCCTCGACCGGGATACCATTGAACTACTTGCGGCTGACTTCGGGGTCGATGTCGAGTTCGTCCAGGAAGCCGCGATTGAGGAAGCCGTAGAAGAAAGTTTGCCGGCCAATCTGAGTCCACGACAGCCGGTCGTTACGGTAATGGGGCATGTCGATCATGGCAAGACGACGCTGCTCGACTTCCTTCGCCGCACCCGGGTCGCCGAAGGCGAGGCGGGTGGTATCACCCAGCACATCGGTGCCTATGAAGTGAATTACGACGGTAACCCCATCACGTTCCTCGACACGCCGGGACACGAAGCCTTCACCGCAATGCGGGCGCGGGGAGCACAAATCACCGATATCGTCGTTCTTGTTGTAGCAGCCGACGACCGGGTGATGCCGCAGACGCTCGAAGCGATCGACCACGCCCGCGCCGCCGGAGTGCCGATCGTTGTCGCCGTCAACAAGGTTGACAAACCAACGGCTAATCCGGAGAACATCTACCGGCAGTTGGCGGATAATAATCTGCTCGTCGAGAAGTGGGGCGGCAAGCACCAATCGGCGGAGATTTCAGCCAAATTTGGGCAGGGGATCGACGACCTGCTGGCAGAGATCCTGGTCTCGGCAGAAGTGCTCGACTTGAAGGCTGACCCGACCATTCGGGCGCGCGGAACGATCGTCGAATCGCGGCTCGACAAAGGACTTGGCGTGGTGGCAACGGTGCTGGTTGAAGGCGGGACTCTTAGAGCCGGAGACCCCTTCGTAGCAGGTCAGCATTATGGCCGTGTCCGGTCGCTGATGACTGAAATCGGAACGTCGCTCGAATCGGCCGGCCCAGCGCGTCCCGTGCAGGTCATTGGGTTTAATGGCGTCCCCCAGGCTGGTGATAAACTGGTTGTCCAGGCTTCCGAAAAGGACGCCCGTGAAATCGCTCTTAAGCGCCAGCAACAGTATCGTGAGATGTCGATGCGGCAGATCCGGGCGCTCAGCCTCGATCAGATGTCGAAGAAGATGGCCGAGAGGGAATTGCAGGAACTGGCGCTGGTCATAAAGGGCGACGTCCACGGCTCGGTCGAGGTGCTTGCAGATTCGCTGCAAAGGCTCTCCACTTCAGAGGTGTCGGTCAACATCATCCACCGCGGCGTCGGAGGGATCACCGAATCGGACATCCTTCTGGCGGCGGCATCGGGCGCGATTGTGATCGGCTTTCATGTCCACCCCAACCCGCAGGCGCGCGAACTGGCGCGCAGCGAAGGCGTCGAGATTCGCTCCTACCGGATCATCCATGAGGTTGTCGATGATGTCCGGAAGGCAATGGAAGGACTCCTTGCTCCACTTAAGGAAGAGAAGGTCATCGGGCAGGTCGAAATCCGCAGGGTGTTCCGCATCAGCCGGATTGGCTCGGTGGCGGGGTGCTATGTTCAGGAAGGCAAGGTAACCCGCAATAGCAAAGCCCGGCTCCTGCGCGACGGCGTTGAGGTCTGGCACGGCGATCTTTCGAGTCTCAAACGCTTTAAGGACGACGCCCGCGAGGTCGTAGCCGGCTTTGAGTGCGGGCTCAGCCTTGAAGGGTTCAACGACATCCACGAGGGCGACCGGCTCGAGGTCTTCGAGATCATCGAAGTGTCGCGGAAACTCGAAGAGGTGTAA
- a CDS encoding bifunctional oligoribonuclease/PAP phosphatase NrnA: MNRGSIDEVLAFITSNREEMLVVTHFFPDGDAVGSLIAFGGMLQQRGIPFQLAIDDPVPERYGFMPGAEQIANLKIMPLNRTFSRAAVLDAGALERIGRGNDGIGPGTRLLDVDHHFTTEFQGHANCIDSDASATAVLLYRICLAGSFEITSQMATALFVGILTDTGRFRFSNTTPEAMIVCGELLKFGVDASLVTEQIFHNLPAAGVLALGKALSQLELHCDGRVSLISLAGEDAINDTEGFVEHAASIRGVEVAAFLCQMEPRLWKASLRSRSECDVSLIAGMFGGGGHRKAAGFRYRGTPEQLKEELLGVIEAHLANGRAATGEPVAPVRPIEDGSDSNRG; encoded by the coding sequence GTGAATAGAGGCAGCATCGACGAGGTGCTGGCGTTCATCACAAGCAATCGCGAGGAGATGCTCGTGGTGACGCACTTCTTTCCCGACGGGGATGCAGTAGGGAGCCTCATTGCCTTCGGCGGGATGCTCCAGCAGCGCGGCATACCGTTTCAATTGGCGATCGACGACCCGGTGCCGGAACGTTACGGATTCATGCCGGGAGCGGAGCAGATCGCGAATCTCAAGATCATGCCGCTGAACCGGACCTTTTCGCGCGCGGCGGTGCTCGATGCCGGAGCGTTGGAGCGGATAGGTCGGGGCAACGACGGAATCGGGCCGGGAACACGACTCCTCGATGTCGATCATCATTTCACGACCGAGTTCCAAGGGCACGCCAACTGTATAGATTCCGATGCCTCGGCGACGGCAGTCCTGCTGTATCGGATCTGTCTTGCTGGCAGCTTTGAAATTACATCCCAGATGGCGACCGCGCTCTTTGTCGGAATCCTGACCGACACCGGACGATTCCGGTTCTCCAATACGACACCGGAGGCGATGATCGTCTGCGGGGAACTGCTAAAATTCGGCGTCGATGCAAGTCTGGTGACAGAACAGATATTTCACAATCTCCCCGCCGCCGGGGTGCTCGCTTTGGGCAAGGCGCTGTCGCAACTCGAACTGCATTGCGACGGCAGAGTCTCGCTCATTTCGCTGGCCGGGGAGGATGCCATAAACGACACCGAAGGCTTCGTCGAACATGCCGCTTCGATCCGGGGAGTCGAGGTTGCAGCCTTTCTCTGCCAGATGGAACCGCGCTTATGGAAGGCGTCGCTCCGGTCGCGTTCCGAGTGCGATGTAAGTCTGATCGCCGGGATGTTCGGAGGGGGAGGTCATCGTAAAGCGGCAGGCTTCCGGTATCGCGGAACGCCGGAGCAGTTGAAGGAAGAACTCCTTGGGGTCATCGAGGCGCATTTGGCGAATGGAAGAGCCGCGACCGGCGAGCCTGTTGCACCAGTGAGGCCGATCGAAGACGGATCCGATTCCAACCGGGGTTGA